The following are from one region of the Paraglaciecola sp. L1A13 genome:
- a CDS encoding FeoA family protein produces the protein MTLWDIPAKKSALISGLDNSLVPAVMNRLLEMGLSDGQTVRCLRRSPLRGPLVVQIGDCVYTLEQSIADKVAISGLS, from the coding sequence ATGACTCTTTGGGATATTCCGGCAAAAAAATCAGCGCTGATTAGCGGTCTAGATAATTCACTAGTACCGGCGGTAATGAATCGCTTATTGGAAATGGGATTGAGCGATGGTCAAACTGTTCGCTGCCTGCGTCGCAGCCCTCTGCGCGGGCCTCTCGTCGTTCAAATCGGTGATTGCGTATATACTCTTGAGCAAAGTATTGCCGATAAGGTTGCTATCAGCGGCCTCTCTTAA
- a CDS encoding ferrous iron transporter B gives MKNIILVGKPNSGKSLLFNQLTGMRQKVANFPGVTVELKSGKFGEYRLVDFPGAYSLSTLSRDEEIAVEKIHEAMHDDNTSLIVCNLDATRLERSLVFGLQVRDLAKQHDKALIFALNMIDEVERFSHHVDCEQLGKDLGVAVFPLSAKTLIGLHEFKVALNDIVKQPEKFIPTISVAEDNSVFNVSRLIAKRYGIHADIVLKQQNRIDSFLLNNVLGGIAFFGIMFLLFQSIFTWATPLMDGVENVIGVLAQITTSAIGPGIINDFLQDALFGGFGSFLVFVPQIMVLTFIIGLLEDSGYLARAALICHKPLSYFGLSGRSFIPYLSGHACAIPAIMAARTIESPRKRLITMMTIPLMSCSARLPVYALLIAVLIPDTTYVGGFFSLQGTAFFVLYFLGIFTALTVSVLLDKFTNRDSDKAEMPFILELPNYRLPHWKPLMLRVITSAKQFIRRAGPVIFVVSVVIWFLGYFPSPEHELQGSYLAVIGQWIEPIFEPLGLDWRYGVAILVSFLAREVFVGALGTLFGIEGADENIAGLAANIQADGLTLGAGLGLLIFYVIALQCVATVATLKGETGSRKIAWGLFVGYGMLAYSLAFIVSHIF, from the coding sequence ATGAAAAATATAATTTTAGTCGGTAAACCCAACTCTGGGAAAAGTCTGTTGTTTAATCAATTGACTGGAATGCGCCAAAAAGTAGCGAACTTTCCAGGTGTGACCGTTGAGCTTAAAAGCGGAAAGTTTGGAGAATACCGATTGGTCGATTTTCCTGGAGCATATTCCCTCAGTACATTGTCTAGAGATGAAGAGATAGCCGTTGAAAAAATTCATGAAGCCATGCACGACGATAACACCAGCCTCATCGTGTGTAACTTGGATGCCACGCGATTAGAACGAAGCTTGGTGTTTGGTTTACAAGTGCGGGATTTAGCCAAGCAGCATGATAAAGCCCTGATTTTCGCATTGAATATGATTGATGAAGTTGAACGATTTAGTCATCACGTGGATTGCGAGCAGTTAGGAAAAGACCTAGGTGTGGCGGTTTTTCCATTATCTGCAAAAACACTGATTGGGCTACATGAATTTAAAGTTGCTCTCAATGATATCGTTAAACAACCAGAAAAATTTATACCGACCATAAGTGTGGCAGAAGATAACAGCGTATTTAATGTTAGTCGTCTTATCGCCAAGCGGTATGGAATTCACGCGGACATCGTCCTAAAACAACAAAACCGTATTGATAGTTTTTTACTGAATAACGTGTTGGGTGGCATCGCGTTCTTTGGAATTATGTTTTTGCTTTTTCAAAGCATATTTACCTGGGCTACTCCTTTGATGGATGGGGTTGAAAATGTAATTGGTGTGCTTGCACAGATCACTACTTCTGCCATCGGCCCGGGAATAATTAACGATTTTTTGCAAGATGCGCTTTTTGGCGGGTTTGGTTCGTTCCTTGTCTTTGTACCGCAAATTATGGTCTTAACCTTCATTATAGGTTTGCTGGAAGACAGTGGCTATCTTGCTAGAGCTGCATTGATATGTCATAAGCCGTTGAGTTATTTCGGATTATCTGGTCGAAGCTTTATTCCTTACCTTTCGGGTCACGCTTGCGCAATCCCAGCAATTATGGCTGCCCGTACCATAGAGTCGCCTCGTAAACGTTTGATCACTATGATGACTATTCCACTGATGTCATGTTCAGCTCGATTACCTGTTTATGCATTGCTTATTGCCGTTTTGATCCCTGATACTACATACGTAGGCGGGTTCTTTAGTCTTCAGGGAACGGCATTCTTTGTACTGTATTTCTTAGGTATATTTACTGCTTTAACGGTCAGTGTTTTACTTGATAAATTTACTAATAGAGACAGCGATAAGGCTGAAATGCCATTTATTTTAGAATTACCTAACTACCGATTACCGCACTGGAAGCCCTTGATGCTAAGAGTTATCACCAGTGCTAAGCAGTTTATCCGCCGTGCGGGTCCCGTGATCTTTGTCGTGTCGGTTGTTATTTGGTTTTTGGGATATTTTCCAAGCCCTGAGCATGAACTACAAGGTTCATATTTAGCCGTCATCGGACAATGGATCGAACCAATTTTCGAACCATTAGGGTTAGACTGGCGCTATGGCGTTGCTATTTTAGTCTCGTTTCTGGCCCGAGAAGTATTTGTAGGCGCCTTAGGTACGTTATTTGGTATAGAAGGCGCTGATGAAAATATAGCCGGTTTAGCGGCCAATATACAAGCCGATGGACTGACACTAGGGGCAGGCCTAGGACTACTGATATTTTACGTAATAGCGCTGCAGTGCGTCGCTACGGTTGCTACATTGAAGGGCGAAACAGGTAGTAGGAAAATTGCTTGGGGGTTGTTTGTAGGCTACGGTATGCTTGCGTATAGCCTCGCATTTATCGTTTCCCATATATTTTAG